Proteins encoded together in one Macadamia integrifolia cultivar HAES 741 chromosome 8, SCU_Mint_v3, whole genome shotgun sequence window:
- the LOC122087486 gene encoding uncharacterized protein LOC122087486, producing the protein MSYFNNNNNSNFDNLLLQTLMGSLQLRSPYLHTNSYLSQSLEDFLTDTTDIPEEDDDNADDDRTSLSKEESKLEKEIIRIILSGNTESLKPNSGQSVAVGEHHICVGFHEEKGSDYRVWEWHGHIMLFDDENGYSPEYIYGNYFERAPSLKPTVDTEKDAQKEDRGGSLGLRELIDGGDSVGGRILHRNMNSGSRRF; encoded by the exons ATGAGTTATttcaataacaacaacaacagcaacttTGACAATCTGCTCCTGCAAACCCTAATGGGTAGTTTACAACTCCGATCTCCCTACCTCCACACGAACTCTTATCTCTCCCAAAGCTTGGAAGATTTCCTTACCGATACCACTGACATCCCTGAGGAAGACGACGACAACGCCGACGACGACAGAACGTCActttccaaagaagaatcaaagctGGAGAAGGAGATCATTCGTATCATCCTCAGCGGTAATACCGAATCTTTAAAACCTAATTCCGGACAATCCGTCGCGGTTGGCGAACACCATATCTGCGTTGGGTTTCATGAAGAGAAGGGCTCAGATTACCGCGTTTGGGAGTGGCATGGTCATATTATGTTGTTTGATGATGAGAACGGGTATTCTCCTGAATATATCTATGGGAATTACTTCGAGAGAGCGCCATCACTGAAGCCAACAGTGGACACTGAGAAGGATGCGCAGAAGGAGGATCGAGGAGGAAGCTTGGGGCTGAGGGAGTTGATTGACGGTGGCGATTCAGTCGGTGGTCGGATTCTTCATCGGAACATGAATTCCGGTTCACGGAG GTTTTAG
- the LOC122085455 gene encoding histone H2B-like, whose product MAPKAEKKPAEKKPAEEKKTVAEKAPAEKKPKAEKRLPKEGASGDKQKKKKTKKSTETYKIYIFKVLKQVHPDIGISSKAMGIMNSFINDIFEKLAQESSRLARYNKKPTITSREIQTAVRLVLPGELAKHAVSEGTKAVTKFTSS is encoded by the coding sequence ATGGCTCCGAAGGCCGAGAAGAAGCCTGCAGAGAAAAAGCCGGCAGAGGAGAAGAAGACGGTAGCAGAAAAAGCCCCGGCGGAGAAGAAGCCCAAGGCCGAGAAGAGGTTACCCAAGGAAGGTGCTAGCGGCGataagcagaagaagaagaagaccaagaAGAGCACCGAGACCTACAAGATCTATATCTTCAAGGTTCTGAAGCAGGTCCATCCTGACATTGGTATCTCCAGCAAGGCCATGGGAATCATGAACAGCTTCATCAACGACATCTTCGAGAAACTCGCTCAGGAGTCTTCCAGGCTCGCCCGTTACAACAAGAAGCCTACCATCACGTCTCGTGAGATCCAAACTGCCGTTCGACTTGTTCTTCCTGGTGAATTGGCTAAACACGCTGTCTCCGAAGGAACCAAGGCTGTCACCAAATTTACTAGTTCTTAG
- the LOC122085779 gene encoding 40S ribosomal protein S15a-1-like → MVRVSVLNDALKSMYNAEKRGKRQVMIRPSSKVIIKFLLVMQKHGYIGEFEYVDDHRSGKIVVELNGRLNKCGVISPRFDVAVKNIENWTARLLPSRQFGYIVLTTSAGIMDHEEARRKNVGGKVLGFFY, encoded by the exons ATGGTGAGAGTCAGTGTTTTAAATGATGCTCTTAAAAGCATGTACAATGCAGAGAAGCGGGGAAAGCGGCAGGTCATGATCAGACCGTCCTCAAAAGTGATCATTAAGTTCCTCTTGGTTATGCAGAAGCATG GATATATTGGAGAGTTTGAGTATGTTGATGATCATAGGTCTGGGAAAATTGTGGTTGAACTGAATGGGAGATTGAACAAGTGTGGAGTTATTAGTCCTCGTTTTGATGTGGCTGTCAAAAATATTGAAAACTGGACTGCAAGGTTGCTTCCATCAAGACAG TTTGGATACATTGTTCTGACAACATCTGCGGGCATCATGGATCATGAAGAGGCCCGAAGAAAGAATGTTGGTGGTAAAGTGCTGGGTTTCTTCTACTAA
- the LOC122085925 gene encoding histone H2A-like, whose translation MDTTSKVKKGAGGRKGGGPKKKPVSRSVKAGLQFPVGRIGRYLKKGRYSQRVGTGAPVYMAAVLEYLAAEVLELAGNAARDNKKNRIIPRHVLLAVRNDEELGKLLGGVTIAYGGVLPNINPVLLPKKSEKVATAKEPKSPSKATKSPRKA comes from the exons ATGGATACAACTTCAAAGGTCAAGAAAGGTGCAGGTGGAAGGAAGGGAGGTGGACCAAAGAAGAAGCCCGTCTCGCGTTCCGTTAAGGCTGGTCTTCAGTTTCCTGTTGGAAGGATCGGTCGTTACTTGAAGAAAGGTCGCTACTCTCAGCGTGTTGGAACGGGTGCGCCAGTGTATATGGCTGCTGTGCTTGAATATCTCGCAGCTGAG GTTCTGGAGTTGGCCGGAAATGCAGCCAGGGACAATAAGAAGAACAGAATCATCCCAAGGCACGTTCTGTTGGCAGTGAGGAATGATGAGGAGCTCGGAAAACTCTTAGGGGGTGTAACAATTGCCTATGGAGGTGTTCTTCCCAACATCAATCCTGTTCTCTTACCCAAGAAATCCGAGAAGGTTGCCACAGCCAAAGAGCCCAAGTCTCCCTCCAAGGCAACCAAGTCACCCAGGAAGGCTTAA
- the LOC122085453 gene encoding transcription factor bHLH113-like isoform X1 produces the protein MKIENENENENSAFPSFSSLLCNFGNNDVQLQLQMANPDLSFPASINASSILDCPIPGLFSTAATTTTTTTTTTTTTSTSMNENTSQKRISNVSVPQTQSGSVHEVATMEQSTRNVKRRKAKCSGEQRHHLRPRPEKPSVTHEKPVCDLQAPVRRSQRLGDRIAALQKLVSPFGKTDTASVLHEAYVNIKLLQEQVQMLSAAYFRTNLYRPQGIGAKEEDLRSRGLCLVPIPFTQNLNTEEKTERSLAKRI, from the exons ATGAAGATCGAAAACGAAAACGAAAACGAAAACTCTGCGTTCCCATCGTTCTCTTCACTACTTTGCAACTTTG GAAACAACGAcgttcaacttcaacttcaaatggccaacCCAGACCTCTCCTTCCCTGCCTCCATTAATGCATCTTCAATCCTTGATTGCCCTATCCCAG GACTGTTTAGTACTGCTgcaactactactactactactactactactactactactacttctaCTTCCATGAACGAGAATACTTCCCAGAAGAGGATCTCCAATGTCTCTGTTCCACAGACCCAATCT GGTTCTGTTCATGAGGTGGCCACTATGGAACAGAGTACGAGGAATGTCAAGAGAAGGAAGGCAAAGTGCAGTGGGGAGCAACGCCATCACCTCCGACCTCGACCTGAGAAACCTTCAGTGACCCATGAGAAACCTGTTTGTGATTTGCAGGCACCTGTGAGAAGAAGCCAAAGGCTAGGAGATAGGATAGCAGCTCTACAGAAGCTAGTTTCTCCCTTCGGAAAG ACAGACACAGCTTCAGTGTTGCACGAGGCTTATGTTAATATCAAGCTCCTTCAAGAGCAGGTTCAG ATGTTAAGTGCTGCATACTTCAGAACCAATCTGTATCGCCCACAG GGCATTGGAGCAAAAGAAGAGGACTTGCGAAGCAGAGGCCTTTGCTTGGTTCCCATACCATTTACACAGAATCTGAATACAGAAGAAAAGACTGAACGTTCTCTAGCCAAAAGAATCTAA
- the LOC122085453 gene encoding transcription factor bHLH113-like isoform X2: MKIENENENENSAFPSFSSLLCNFGNNDVQLQLQMANPDLSFPASINASSILDCPIPGLFSTAATTTTTTTTTTTTTSTSMNENTSQKRISNVSVPQTQSSTRNVKRRKAKCSGEQRHHLRPRPEKPSVTHEKPVCDLQAPVRRSQRLGDRIAALQKLVSPFGKTDTASVLHEAYVNIKLLQEQVQMLSAAYFRTNLYRPQGIGAKEEDLRSRGLCLVPIPFTQNLNTEEKTERSLAKRI; the protein is encoded by the exons ATGAAGATCGAAAACGAAAACGAAAACGAAAACTCTGCGTTCCCATCGTTCTCTTCACTACTTTGCAACTTTG GAAACAACGAcgttcaacttcaacttcaaatggccaacCCAGACCTCTCCTTCCCTGCCTCCATTAATGCATCTTCAATCCTTGATTGCCCTATCCCAG GACTGTTTAGTACTGCTgcaactactactactactactactactactactactactacttctaCTTCCATGAACGAGAATACTTCCCAGAAGAGGATCTCCAATGTCTCTGTTCCACAGACCCAATCT AGTACGAGGAATGTCAAGAGAAGGAAGGCAAAGTGCAGTGGGGAGCAACGCCATCACCTCCGACCTCGACCTGAGAAACCTTCAGTGACCCATGAGAAACCTGTTTGTGATTTGCAGGCACCTGTGAGAAGAAGCCAAAGGCTAGGAGATAGGATAGCAGCTCTACAGAAGCTAGTTTCTCCCTTCGGAAAG ACAGACACAGCTTCAGTGTTGCACGAGGCTTATGTTAATATCAAGCTCCTTCAAGAGCAGGTTCAG ATGTTAAGTGCTGCATACTTCAGAACCAATCTGTATCGCCCACAG GGCATTGGAGCAAAAGAAGAGGACTTGCGAAGCAGAGGCCTTTGCTTGGTTCCCATACCATTTACACAGAATCTGAATACAGAAGAAAAGACTGAACGTTCTCTAGCCAAAAGAATCTAA